Proteins found in one Oncorhynchus mykiss isolate Arlee chromosome 3, USDA_OmykA_1.1, whole genome shotgun sequence genomic segment:
- the pitpnc1b gene encoding cytoplasmic phosphatidylinositol transfer protein 1 isoform X4, which yields MSISMSSSNSGKLPSWVSVFVPRVFYVTEKAWNFYPYTITEYSVSFLPKFSIRIETRFENNNGDNNNVFGDRPTPAESVSHLDILIDPIPDKHYKETEDLSRWVSEKTGRGPLVEGWRKDSTPIMCSYKRVQCSFEVYGFQGKTEDFIHRNIQDILLVGHRQAVAWTDEWHGMSLEDVREYERQIQEQTNSKLKSTQNNNTAAPRPAYSRSMSVTDERSLKKMGVKTMAMSDPSTSTLPHSTVRLNSTPE from the exons taaACTGCCATCCTGGGTGAGTGTGTTTGTCCCCAGGGTCTTCTATGTGACAGAGAAGGCCTGGAACTTCTACCCTTACACCATCACAG AGTACTCG GTCTCCTTCCTTCCCAAGTTCAGCATCCGTATTGAGACCAGGTTTGAGAACAACAATGGTGACAACAATAAT GTATTTGGAGACAGGCCCACCCCTGCAGAGAGCGTGAGCCACCTGGATATCCTCATTGACCCCATCCCTGACAAACACTACAAGGAGACAGAG gacCTGAGTCGCTGGGTGTCTGAGAAGACGGGCCGAGGCCCCCTGGTGGAAGGGTGGCGTAAGGACAGCACCCCCATCATGTGTTCCTATAAGAGGGTGCAGTGCAGTTTCGAAGTCTATGGCTTCCAGGGCAAGACTGAGGACTTCATACACAGG AACATCCAGGACATCCTACTGGTGGGGCACAGACAGGCTGTGGCCTGGACAGACGAATGGCACG GGATGAGTTTGGAGGATGTGAGAGAGTATGAGCGACAGATACAGGAACAGACCAACAGCAAACTCAAATCAacccagaacaacaacacag CAGCCCCTCGTCCGGCATACTCGCGCTCTATGTCCGTCACAGATGAGCGCTCTCTGAAGAAGATGGGAGTGAAGACTATGGCCATGTCagacccctccacctccacactgcCTCATAGCACTGTCCGCCTTAACTCCACCCCCGAGTAA
- the pitpnc1b gene encoding cytoplasmic phosphatidylinositol transfer protein 1 isoform X5 yields MKHQQNKGKLPSWVSVFVPRVFYVTEKAWNFYPYTITEYSVSFLPKFSIRIETRFENNNGDNNNVFGDRPTPAESVSHLDILIDPIPDKHYKETEDLSRWVSEKTGRGPLVEGWRKDSTPIMCSYKRVQCSFEVYGFQGKTEDFIHRNIQDILLVGHRQAVAWTDEWHGMSLEDVREYERQIQEQTNSKLKSTQNNNTAAPRPAYSRSMSVTDERSLKKMGVKTMAMSDPSTSTLPHSTVRLNSTPE; encoded by the exons taaACTGCCATCCTGGGTGAGTGTGTTTGTCCCCAGGGTCTTCTATGTGACAGAGAAGGCCTGGAACTTCTACCCTTACACCATCACAG AGTACTCG GTCTCCTTCCTTCCCAAGTTCAGCATCCGTATTGAGACCAGGTTTGAGAACAACAATGGTGACAACAATAAT GTATTTGGAGACAGGCCCACCCCTGCAGAGAGCGTGAGCCACCTGGATATCCTCATTGACCCCATCCCTGACAAACACTACAAGGAGACAGAG gacCTGAGTCGCTGGGTGTCTGAGAAGACGGGCCGAGGCCCCCTGGTGGAAGGGTGGCGTAAGGACAGCACCCCCATCATGTGTTCCTATAAGAGGGTGCAGTGCAGTTTCGAAGTCTATGGCTTCCAGGGCAAGACTGAGGACTTCATACACAGG AACATCCAGGACATCCTACTGGTGGGGCACAGACAGGCTGTGGCCTGGACAGACGAATGGCACG GGATGAGTTTGGAGGATGTGAGAGAGTATGAGCGACAGATACAGGAACAGACCAACAGCAAACTCAAATCAacccagaacaacaacacag CAGCCCCTCGTCCGGCATACTCGCGCTCTATGTCCGTCACAGATGAGCGCTCTCTGAAGAAGATGGGAGTGAAGACTATGGCCATGTCagacccctccacctccacactgcCTCATAGCACTGTCCGCCTTAACTCCACCCCCGAGTAA
- the pitpnc1b gene encoding cytoplasmic phosphatidylinositol transfer protein 1 isoform X3 encodes MISKHSNEQSGGGEGVEVVRNQPDTHPQHGLGQLTEKRIYLNSKLPSWVSVFVPRVFYVTEKAWNFYPYTITEYSVSFLPKFSIRIETRFENNNGDNNNVFGDRPTPAESVSHLDILIDPIPDKHYKETEDLSRWVSEKTGRGPLVEGWRKDSTPIMCSYKRVQCSFEVYGFQGKTEDFIHRNIQDILLVGHRQAVAWTDEWHGMSLEDVREYERQIQEQTNSKLKSTQNNNTAAPRPAYSRSMSVTDERSLKKMGVKTMAMSDPSTSTLPHSTVRLNSTPE; translated from the exons ATGATCAGTAAACACAGTAATGAGCAGagcggaggaggggagggagtggaggtGGTGAGGAACCAACCAGACACACATCCCCAACATGGCCTGGGACAGCTCACTGAGAAACGCATCTACCTCAATAG taaACTGCCATCCTGGGTGAGTGTGTTTGTCCCCAGGGTCTTCTATGTGACAGAGAAGGCCTGGAACTTCTACCCTTACACCATCACAG AGTACTCG GTCTCCTTCCTTCCCAAGTTCAGCATCCGTATTGAGACCAGGTTTGAGAACAACAATGGTGACAACAATAAT GTATTTGGAGACAGGCCCACCCCTGCAGAGAGCGTGAGCCACCTGGATATCCTCATTGACCCCATCCCTGACAAACACTACAAGGAGACAGAG gacCTGAGTCGCTGGGTGTCTGAGAAGACGGGCCGAGGCCCCCTGGTGGAAGGGTGGCGTAAGGACAGCACCCCCATCATGTGTTCCTATAAGAGGGTGCAGTGCAGTTTCGAAGTCTATGGCTTCCAGGGCAAGACTGAGGACTTCATACACAGG AACATCCAGGACATCCTACTGGTGGGGCACAGACAGGCTGTGGCCTGGACAGACGAATGGCACG GGATGAGTTTGGAGGATGTGAGAGAGTATGAGCGACAGATACAGGAACAGACCAACAGCAAACTCAAATCAacccagaacaacaacacag CAGCCCCTCGTCCGGCATACTCGCGCTCTATGTCCGTCACAGATGAGCGCTCTCTGAAGAAGATGGGAGTGAAGACTATGGCCATGTCagacccctccacctccacactgcCTCATAGCACTGTCCGCCTTAACTCCACCCCCGAGTAA
- the pitpnc1b gene encoding cytoplasmic phosphatidylinositol transfer protein 1 isoform X1 has protein sequence MLMKEYRICMPLTVEEYKIGQLYMISKHSNEQSGGGEGVEVVRNQPDTHPQHGLGQLTEKRIYLNSKLPSWVSVFVPRVFYVTEKAWNFYPYTITEYSVSFLPKFSIRIETRFENNNGDNNNVFGDRPTPAESVSHLDILIDPIPDKHYKETEDLSRWVSEKTGRGPLVEGWRKDSTPIMCSYKRVQCSFEVYGFQGKTEDFIHRNIQDILLVGHRQAVAWTDEWHGMSLEDVREYERQIQEQTNSKLKSTQNNNTAAPRPAYSRSMSVTDERSLKKMGVKTMAMSDPSTSTLPHSTVRLNSTPE, from the exons tataagATTGGGCAGCTGTACATGATCAGTAAACACAGTAATGAGCAGagcggaggaggggagggagtggaggtGGTGAGGAACCAACCAGACACACATCCCCAACATGGCCTGGGACAGCTCACTGAGAAACGCATCTACCTCAATAG taaACTGCCATCCTGGGTGAGTGTGTTTGTCCCCAGGGTCTTCTATGTGACAGAGAAGGCCTGGAACTTCTACCCTTACACCATCACAG AGTACTCG GTCTCCTTCCTTCCCAAGTTCAGCATCCGTATTGAGACCAGGTTTGAGAACAACAATGGTGACAACAATAAT GTATTTGGAGACAGGCCCACCCCTGCAGAGAGCGTGAGCCACCTGGATATCCTCATTGACCCCATCCCTGACAAACACTACAAGGAGACAGAG gacCTGAGTCGCTGGGTGTCTGAGAAGACGGGCCGAGGCCCCCTGGTGGAAGGGTGGCGTAAGGACAGCACCCCCATCATGTGTTCCTATAAGAGGGTGCAGTGCAGTTTCGAAGTCTATGGCTTCCAGGGCAAGACTGAGGACTTCATACACAGG AACATCCAGGACATCCTACTGGTGGGGCACAGACAGGCTGTGGCCTGGACAGACGAATGGCACG GGATGAGTTTGGAGGATGTGAGAGAGTATGAGCGACAGATACAGGAACAGACCAACAGCAAACTCAAATCAacccagaacaacaacacag CAGCCCCTCGTCCGGCATACTCGCGCTCTATGTCCGTCACAGATGAGCGCTCTCTGAAGAAGATGGGAGTGAAGACTATGGCCATGTCagacccctccacctccacactgcCTCATAGCACTGTCCGCCTTAACTCCACCCCCGAGTAA
- the pitpnc1b gene encoding cytoplasmic phosphatidylinositol transfer protein 1 isoform X2: MLMKEYRICMPLTVEEYKIGQLYMISKHSNEQSGGGEGVEVVRNQPDTHPQHGLGQLTEKRIYLNSKLPSWVSVFVPRVFYVTEKAWNFYPYTITEYSVSFLPKFSIRIETRFENNNGDNNNVFGDRPTPAESVSHLDILIDPIPDKHYKETEDLSRWVSEKTGRGPLVEGWRKDSTPIMCSYKRVQCSFEVYGFQGKTEDFIHRNIQDILLVGHRQAVAWTDEWHGMSLEDVREYERQIQEQTNSKLKSTQNNNTAPRPAYSRSMSVTDERSLKKMGVKTMAMSDPSTSTLPHSTVRLNSTPE, from the exons tataagATTGGGCAGCTGTACATGATCAGTAAACACAGTAATGAGCAGagcggaggaggggagggagtggaggtGGTGAGGAACCAACCAGACACACATCCCCAACATGGCCTGGGACAGCTCACTGAGAAACGCATCTACCTCAATAG taaACTGCCATCCTGGGTGAGTGTGTTTGTCCCCAGGGTCTTCTATGTGACAGAGAAGGCCTGGAACTTCTACCCTTACACCATCACAG AGTACTCG GTCTCCTTCCTTCCCAAGTTCAGCATCCGTATTGAGACCAGGTTTGAGAACAACAATGGTGACAACAATAAT GTATTTGGAGACAGGCCCACCCCTGCAGAGAGCGTGAGCCACCTGGATATCCTCATTGACCCCATCCCTGACAAACACTACAAGGAGACAGAG gacCTGAGTCGCTGGGTGTCTGAGAAGACGGGCCGAGGCCCCCTGGTGGAAGGGTGGCGTAAGGACAGCACCCCCATCATGTGTTCCTATAAGAGGGTGCAGTGCAGTTTCGAAGTCTATGGCTTCCAGGGCAAGACTGAGGACTTCATACACAGG AACATCCAGGACATCCTACTGGTGGGGCACAGACAGGCTGTGGCCTGGACAGACGAATGGCACG GGATGAGTTTGGAGGATGTGAGAGAGTATGAGCGACAGATACAGGAACAGACCAACAGCAAACTCAAATCAacccagaacaacaacacag CCCCTCGTCCGGCATACTCGCGCTCTATGTCCGTCACAGATGAGCGCTCTCTGAAGAAGATGGGAGTGAAGACTATGGCCATGTCagacccctccacctccacactgcCTCATAGCACTGTCCGCCTTAACTCCACCCCCGAGTAA